A single genomic interval of Juglans regia cultivar Chandler chromosome 1, Walnut 2.0, whole genome shotgun sequence harbors:
- the LOC108998646 gene encoding remorin-like — protein sequence MTSHPKPSNFILIILLAQPSCYSLSQILYFYLSLSLPCLVFVTDFSRDMADQEPAIKFEPEAPSVPAPSPHPPATEHLEQPPRDVTEEKSVIPPPPPEHKPDDSKALAVVEKAPEYAEQKNTEGSIEQKNTEGSINRDAVLARVATDKKISLIKAWEESEKSKAENKAHKKLSAIGAWENSRKASIEAELKKIEEQLEKKKAEYVEKMRNKVAMIHKAAEEKRAVTEAKRGEDLLKAEEMAAKYRATGTGPKKLLGCFSA from the exons ATGACATCCCACCCAAAACCCTCCAactttattctaattatattattagccCAACCAAGCTGTTATTCACTCTCTCAAATTCTCtatttctatctctctctctctctcccctgtcTTGTCTTCGTTACTGATTTTAGCAGAGACATGGCAGACCAAGAACCCGCCATCAAGTTCGAGCCCGAAGCCCCCTCGGTGCCTGCGCCTTCGCCTCACCCTCCGGCAACAGAACACCTCGAACAACCTCCCAGAGATGTCACCGAGGAGAAATCCGTAattccacctcctcctcctgaACACAAGCCCGATGACTCCAAAGCACTTGCCGTCGTTGAAA AGGCTCCAGAGTATGCCGAACAGAAAAATACTGAGGGTTCTATCGAACAGAAAAATACCGAGGGTTCTATCAACCGAG ACGCTGTGCTTGCAAGAGTTGCAACAGATAAGAAGATATCACTAATCAAGGCATGGGAAGAAAGTGAAAAGTCCAAAGCAGAGAACAA GGCTCATAAAAAGCTATCTGCCATTGGGGCGTGGGAGAACAGCAGGAAAGCATCTATAGAGGccgagttgaaaaagattgag GAAcagttggagaagaagaaggctGAATATGTGGAGAAAATGAGAAACAAAGTGGCTATGATACACAAGGCAGCAGAAGAAAAGAGGGCAGTGACTGAAGCTAAACGCGGGGAAGATCTACTCAAGGCAGAGGAAATGGCTGCAAAATACCGGGCCACTGGAACTGGTCCAAAGAAGCTCCTTGGTTGTTTTTCAGCCTAG
- the LOC108998541 gene encoding transcription factor MYB17-like — MGRAPCCDKEGVKKGTWSPEEDQILVQYINNHGHGSWRSLPKHAGLLRCGKSCRLRWINYLRPDIKRGPFSPEEEDTVIQLHGMLGNRWAAIASQLPGRTDNEIKNFWNTHLRKRPLCSVQRPWVHKPSSKLDLSNVESESPSTRHMVQWESARVEAEARLSKESLLHKPSSMGWTDSDYFLRLWNTEVGESFRKMNGKDGEACQSPVSQASSSVKCGSGSDVTVQAKNSTRTWGATNMTQEHEEDSYRPMIEDAMASPNSLSSYNLIDSSNTAAFDLLLDFPDGDDVFLG, encoded by the exons ATGGGAAGGGCACCGTGTTGTGACAAGGAGGGAGTAAAGAAAGGGACCTGGTCTCCTGAAGAGGACCAAATCTTGGTGCAGTACATCAACAACCACGGCCATGGTAGCTGGCGTTCCCTCCCCAAGCATGCTG GTCTCCTTCGATGTGGAAAGAGCTGTCGGCTTAGGTGGATAAACTATCTTCGTCCTGACATCAAACGTGGTCCCTTTTCTCCAGAGGAAGAGGATACTGTCATTCAGCTCCATGGAATGCTCGGTAACAG GTGGGCTGCCATAGCATCACAACTGCCCGGAAGAACAGACAATGAGATTAAGAACTTCTGGAACACTCATTTGAGGAAGCGTCCGCTTTGCTCGGTCCAGAGACCAtgggtgcacaagccctcatCCAAACTGGACCTAAGCAATGTTGAATCCGAATCTCCTTCCACCCGCCACATGGTACAGTGGGAGAGTGCCAGAGTAGAGGCTGAGGCTCGCTTGTCAAAGGAATCGTTACTGCACAAGCCGTCATCGATGGGCTGGACAGACTCTGATTACTTCCTCCGTCTATGGAATACTGAAGTTGGAGAATCATTTCGGAAGATGAATGGGAAAGATGGGGAAGCCTGCCAAAGCCCCGTCTCTCAAGCATCTTCATCTGTAAAATGTGGTTCAGGTTCTGATGTCACAGTCCAAGCAAAAAACAGTACCAGGACCTGGGGCGCCACGAACATGACTCAAGAACATGAAGAAGACAGCTATAGACCAATGATAGAAGACGCAATGGCCAGCCCGAATTCTCTCAGCTCTTACAATCTCATCGATTCTTCCAATACTGCAGCATTCGACCTATTGCTAGATTTCCCAGATGGTGATGATGTCTTCCTAGGGTAG